A genomic region of Streptomyces sp. R33 contains the following coding sequences:
- a CDS encoding HAD hydrolase-like protein, giving the protein MGGTVDAVVGRPVLRPDLMKPVPYPLLAVAGTLGIEPAALVLIGDSTTDVEAARAAGVRSIGFARQASEAGHPCRCRRGRRRGRHGFRCGRARFGGRRAAAGIAPTCTKADRAVRGWAVPGPSEVVQGQPPTANDDQDRAGP; this is encoded by the coding sequence ATCGGAGGAACGGTCGATGCAGTGGTCGGGCGTCCGGTCCTTCGGCCCGACCTCATGAAGCCCGTTCCGTACCCGTTGCTCGCCGTCGCCGGGACTTTGGGCATCGAGCCTGCCGCCCTGGTGCTCATCGGCGACTCGACCACGGACGTCGAGGCGGCCCGGGCCGCAGGCGTCCGAAGCATCGGCTTCGCGAGACAAGCCTCGGAAGCTGGCCACCCCTGCCGATGCCGGCGCGGACGTCGTCGTGGTCGGCATGGATTCCGTTGCGGACGCGCTCGCTTCGGCGGGCGTCGTGCAGCGGCGGGCATAGCCCCCACCTGCACAAAGGCGGACCGTGCGGTCCGAGGCTGGGCCGTCCCTGGGCCGTCAGAGGTGGTCCAAGGACAGCCGCCGACGGCCAACGACGACCAGGATCGTGCGGGGCCCTGA
- the ettA gene encoding energy-dependent translational throttle protein EttA, with translation MAEFIYTMRKTRKAHGDKVILDDVSLNFLPGAKIGVVGPNGAGKSTVLKIMAGLEQPSNGDAFLSPGFSVGILMQEPKLDESKTVLENVQDGAADIMKKLKRFNEVAELMATDYTDALMDEMGKLQEDLDHANAWDLDAQLEQAMDALGCPPGDWPVTTLSGGEKRRVALCKLLIEAPDLLLLDEPTNHLDAESVNWLEQHLSKYAGAVVAVTHDRYFLNNVAEWILELDRGRAHPYEGNYSTYLEKKAARLKVEGRKDEKRQKRLKEELEWVRSNAKGRQTKSKARLARYEEMAAEADKMRKLDFEEIQIPPGPRLGSIVVEVNNLSKAFGDKVLIDDLSFTLPRNGIVGIIGPNGAGKTTLFKMIQGLEAPDSGSVKVGDTVKISYVDQSRANIDPKKTLWAVVSDELDYINVGQVEMPSRAYVSAFGFKGPDQQKPAGVLSGGERNRLNLALTLKEGGNLLLLDEPTNDLDVETLSSLENALLEFPGAAVVISHDRWFLDRVATHILAYEGESKWYWFEGNFESYEKNKIERLGPDAARPHRATYKKLTRG, from the coding sequence TTGGCTGAGTTCATCTACACCATGCGCAAGACGCGCAAGGCGCACGGCGACAAGGTGATTCTTGATGACGTCTCCTTGAACTTCCTGCCCGGCGCGAAGATCGGTGTGGTCGGCCCGAACGGTGCCGGTAAGTCCACCGTTCTGAAGATCATGGCTGGCCTGGAGCAGCCGTCCAACGGTGACGCGTTCCTGTCGCCCGGCTTCTCCGTCGGCATCCTCATGCAGGAGCCCAAGCTCGACGAGTCGAAGACGGTCCTGGAGAACGTCCAGGACGGCGCCGCCGACATCATGAAGAAGCTCAAGCGCTTCAACGAGGTCGCCGAGCTCATGGCGACCGACTACACCGACGCCCTCATGGACGAGATGGGCAAGCTCCAGGAGGACCTGGACCACGCCAACGCGTGGGACCTGGACGCCCAGCTCGAGCAGGCCATGGACGCCCTGGGCTGCCCGCCCGGCGACTGGCCGGTCACCACCCTCTCCGGTGGCGAGAAGCGCCGCGTGGCGCTCTGCAAGCTGCTGATCGAGGCCCCGGACCTGCTCCTCCTCGACGAGCCCACCAACCACCTCGACGCCGAGTCGGTGAACTGGCTGGAGCAGCACCTCTCCAAGTACGCGGGTGCCGTCGTCGCCGTCACCCACGACCGCTACTTCCTGAACAACGTCGCCGAGTGGATCCTCGAACTCGACCGCGGCCGCGCGCACCCCTACGAGGGCAACTACTCCACCTACCTGGAGAAGAAGGCCGCCCGCCTCAAGGTCGAGGGCCGCAAGGACGAGAAGCGCCAGAAGCGCCTCAAGGAAGAGCTGGAGTGGGTCCGCTCCAACGCCAAGGGCCGCCAGACCAAGTCCAAGGCCCGTCTCGCCCGCTACGAGGAGATGGCGGCCGAGGCGGACAAGATGCGGAAGCTGGACTTCGAGGAGATCCAGATCCCGCCGGGCCCGCGTCTGGGCTCGATCGTGGTCGAGGTCAACAACCTCTCCAAGGCGTTCGGCGACAAGGTCCTCATCGACGACCTGTCGTTCACGCTGCCGCGCAACGGCATCGTCGGCATCATCGGCCCGAACGGCGCCGGCAAGACCACGCTCTTCAAGATGATCCAGGGCCTGGAGGCGCCGGACTCCGGCTCCGTCAAGGTCGGCGACACCGTCAAGATCAGCTACGTCGACCAGTCCCGCGCCAACATCGACCCCAAGAAGACCCTCTGGGCGGTCGTGTCGGACGAGCTGGACTACATCAACGTCGGCCAGGTCGAGATGCCGTCCCGCGCGTACGTCAGCGCCTTCGGCTTCAAGGGCCCGGACCAGCAGAAGCCGGCCGGCGTCCTGTCCGGTGGTGAGCGCAACCGCCTCAACCTGGCGCTGACCCTCAAGGAGGGCGGCAACCTGCTGCTCCTCGACGAGCCCACCAACGACCTCGACGTCGAGACCCTGTCCTCGCTCGAGAACGCGCTGCTGGAGTTCCCCGGTGCGGCCGTGGTCATCTCCCACGACCGCTGGTTCCTCGACCGAGTCGCCACCCACATCCTGGCGTACGAGGGCGAGTCCAAGTGGTACTGGTTCGAGGGCAACTTCGAGTCGTACGAGAAGAACAAGATCGAGCGCCTCGGCCCGGACGCGGCCCGTCCGCACCGTGCCACCTACAAGAAGCTCACTCGAGGCTGA
- a CDS encoding thioesterase family protein produces MARHLYRCPLRWSDMDAFGHVNNVVFIRYLEEARIDFMFRLAPGEGSDSFTGGSVVARHEIDYKLPLVHRHEPVLIESWVTRIGAASLTIGYEVKDEATEDAPETVYVRAETVVVPYNLAEGRPRRITAEERHFLEKYLDEPATPAGKSKVKAKAAEGRLAA; encoded by the coding sequence ATGGCCAGACATCTCTACCGGTGCCCTTTGCGCTGGTCGGACATGGATGCCTTCGGGCACGTCAACAACGTCGTCTTCATCCGCTATCTGGAGGAGGCGCGGATCGACTTCATGTTCCGGCTGGCGCCCGGGGAGGGCAGTGACTCCTTCACGGGCGGCTCCGTCGTGGCCCGCCACGAGATCGACTACAAGCTGCCCCTCGTGCACCGTCACGAGCCGGTCCTCATCGAGTCCTGGGTGACCCGGATCGGCGCCGCGTCCCTGACCATCGGCTACGAGGTCAAGGACGAGGCGACCGAGGACGCACCCGAGACGGTGTACGTGCGCGCCGAGACGGTGGTCGTGCCGTACAACCTCGCCGAGGGGCGGCCGCGCCGCATCACGGCCGAAGAGAGGCACTTCCTCGAGAAGTACCTGGACGAGCCGGCCACGCCGGCCGGAAAGTCCAAGGTCAAGGCCAAGGCTGCCGAAGGGCGCCTGGCGGCATGA